TGAACCGGGCGGCCGGAATCGGTGTCGGTGCCGCCTTCGCACTCGGCCTGGCATCCGGACTCGTATACTGCATCGCCGCCGACGCCGCGGGGCGCCGCCGCCAGCAGGAGGCGCTCAGCTGGCTGGAGACGCGCGACTCGTTCCAACGCACCCGCGGCCTGCCGCCCCGCCTGCTGGCCGCCTTCACCGGCACACCGCCAGGCGAGCGGACCGTGTCATTTGCCGTCGCCGTCTGTGCTGTCCTCGGCACGGGGTGCCTCATCGCCGGCCCCGTGGTGTGGTCCACCGAACCCGACTGGCCGTTCGCGGTCGGCCTCGCGCTTCTGTGCGCCGGAATCGTTTTCAGCTCGCTGGCGGCGGCACTCATCGTGAGAGCGAACCGGAGCCGGCGTCACCAGCAGTTGCTCGGCGCGCGGCTCGGCGGGCAACGGCTCCTCGCGCACCACGGCGAGCTGGACTCGGCGGGTTGAGCTTGTCACAGCCGCGCTTCGAGAACCACGAACGACGCCGTCTCGGCCGCCCGGCGGAAGGTGGTGAAGCCGGCGCCCTCAACCACCTGCCGCAATGCCGTCACCGGCCTGGGTGGCCGAGTACGTCATCGCTTCCCTGCGTCGGCGTCTGCGACTTCGAACGTCAGCCGGTCGCTCACGCCTGCCTGGGCCGCCGCCCCACGCGCCGCCTCATCCGAGGGCACGTGATGGTCGACGCCGACGAACGTCGAGGCGGGATAAGCCCGCGCCAGCAGGATCAGGGGCGCGCCGTGCCCGCAGCCGATATCGGCCAAGCGTGCATCCCTCTCCAGCTTCGCTGCCAGGCGGGACGGTGAGTACCCGCGGCGAGCACGCGTCTCGATGCTGAATAGAAGGCAGTCCAGTGTCCACCGGAGATCCCTGCTCCGATCAGCTACCGGAGACCGCCGGAAGAGCGCAGCCCAGCGAGCGTCACGTCGACGAGCCGGCTGACCGCCGCCGCGGACGGCAGAGCACCGGCAGCGGAAAGAGCATGCAGACAATAATTCGCGAGCTCGTCCGCCCCGATGTCGTCGCGGACGTCCCCGGTTGCCGCGGCCTCGGCCAGCAGATCCCGGATCATGCCGCTCAGCTCTCGACGCGCTCCGGTGACCTGGCCGTGCTCGTCTCGATGCAGGAACGCCGCCAACTCCGGATTGTGGTGCCGGATGCCGTGTTCGGCGATTCCGCGCGAGATGTGCGCGTAAGCCTCGAGCACAGCTCTCACCCGCTGACCGGCGTCGTTCACCCCGTCTCTGACAGCGGCGAGATGTTCGAGGTGGTTGGTGATCTGCCGCTCGTGCCAGGCGAGCACGATCGTTTCGACATCTGGGAAGTACTTGTACAGCGTGGCGCGTCCGATGCCAGCCCCCTCGGCGATCTGCGACATCGTCACCGACAGCAGGCCTTGTTCGGCCACTAATGCGGCAGTGGTGTCCAAGACGGCGTCCCGGACCTCGCGGCGGTGCGCCTCGATGGTCTCCGTCCACAGCTTTGGCACCGCACTAGCATACATCGCGACGTGACCGATACATTATGTATCTACAGAGACATTGTGTCTCGATAAACAGATGGCCGAGAACCGACTCAGACCGAGGAGCGCAGATGAGCGACCTTCCACCGCGTCCTGACCACGAAGACGAACCCGGCGTGCGCCTCGCCCCACAGGCGGGCACGCCACGCTGGGCATGGATCGTCGGGATCGTCTTCGTCGTCGCAGCGCTGGCGGTAGCTGCCGTCATGGTGTTCGGCGGCGAAGAACACGGACCCCAGCAACACACGCCGGAGGAGAACCAGGAGCAGGACGTGGATCCCGAACACGACGGCGATCACGATCAGATGGACCACTGATGCTCATGCCACCGCGCGTGCGCAGGTTCGTGCTCGCCGCGCACATCACGACCACCGTGGGCTGGCTCGGTGCGGTGGCCGCCTTCATCGCCCTCAGCGTCATCGGCCTCACCAGCCAGGACACCCAAACGGTGCGCGCGGTCTATCTTGTGATGGAACCGGCCGCCTGGTACGTCCTGGTTCCGCTCGCCTTCGCCGCGCTGTTGAGCGGACTCGTCCAGTCGCTCGGCACCAGGTGGGGACTCTTCCGGCACTATTGGGTGTTGTTCAAGCTCCTGATCGTGGTCGTAGCGACCTCATACCTGTTGATGTACACCCAGACGTTCGGCGCTATGGCCGGCCTCGCCGCGAACCCGGAGGCCGAGCTTGGTGTGGTTCGCAACACCTCACCGTTCCTACATGCCGTCCTCGCCCTACTGATACTGCTCACCGCCGTGGCACTCTCGGTCTACAAGCCGCGCGGGCTGACCCCGTACGGCCGGCGCAAGCAGGCCGAGGCGCAAACAGCGACTCGCAGAAGACGACAACCCTCAGGATGACGAACCCGTCGGTCTCGGCCAGTTCGGTATGCGCGGCACGTACCCGGAACCCGTCACCCCTGGGCCGGCGCATCGTCTGGGCTCCCTGCCAGGTCGCGCCGGCAGCCCTCGACCTCAAGCTCCGTCGGCGCCTCCGACCCGGCGCCCAGGCGGTGCGCCGCGGCTGGGTCTAACCCGGACCACTACTTGACAATTACTGTCAAGTAGTTGCTAGAGTCACTGCTCGTGCCGACCGAAATCCCGCCACGGCCGCGTGACGCCACTGGCGCGCACGTCGAGCTCGTGGAAGATCTAATCCAGCAGGTGACCACCCGGCTGCTCGATCCGCTGGCGATCCTGCTCGACGACGACGCCATCACCGGCATCTGTGAGCGCACGCGCATCGATGCCGAGGTGTGGGCCGCTCAGCTCCTCGGCGGCGACGAGCACCGCGCCACCGAGACTGCAACTCGCCTGATCGCTGCCCTGTTCGCGGACGACCAGGTCTTCGACCCACAGCCGCGCTGGTGGGCAACGCCGTTCGGCCGCGCCGTCCTGCACAGCATCGGCCACCCGGCTCGCGAGCATGTGACGTTCGCGGCCGCTGGCGCGATGCTCGGCATCAGCCGGCAAGGAGTCCATGACCTGCTCACTCGCGACAAACTCCAGCGTCACCCGGATGGGGGGGTCACCACAGCGTCGATTCGCGCCCGCTCGATCCAACGGAACCCGCCACACGCGAAACCCGCCCCCGCATCGAGGAGCAGCACATGCCCGAGTCCATGACCGACCGGATCGTCCAGACCGGGAAGATCGGCATCGCCGCACGGGAGTACGGCGGCAGCGGTCACCCAGTGCTGTTGCTGCATGGCGCGGGCGGCAACCTGGCCGCGTGGGACGTCGTCGGCCCTATGCTCAGCGCTCGGCATCGGGCGGTGGCGGTAGATCTGCGCGGCCACGGCCAGTCAGGCGACGGGCCGTGGAACTGGGAGACAGTCCTCTCGGACCTGGAAGCCGTCAGCAACGAACTAGACCTTCGTCGCGCCGTCGTCGTCGGCCATTCGCTCGGGGGTGTGCTGGGAGCGCGCTGGGCGCGCCGGAACCCGGACTGTCCTGCTGTCGTCAGTCTCGATGGTCACCGGTCGCCGGTCCCGGCCCCGCAGAATTACGACGCCGACGCGGCCGGACTCACCCCCGGCGAGCTCAGCCGCCAGGTCGCGCAGCTGTCTGCCATGTTCGACGGCCAAGCCGCGGCGGCCTCGGCACCGCTGAGCGACGACCACGTCGAAGCCATGCTCACCGCGCAACGCTCGATCGCCGTGCAGCATGGGGCAGATCCGGAACTCGCGGCCGCCGCCGCCCGCCGGGGGCTGGTCCTCCGCGACGGCGCGACCTTCGTCCGGCCGGGTCCCGAGACGGCCAACGCGCTACGCGACAGTGTCCAGACCGACAGCCTGCCGGTGTTCGCGGAGCTCACGATGCCGGTCTTGCTGGTGCTCGCCACCAACAGCGTGCCGCAGGTACCAGCCGAGCTGGAACCGCTGATGACCGCCTTCCGCGCGGGCTTGCGCCGCGACGTCGATGTCCTGATTGCGGCGAACCCGTCCATCTCGATCCACGAGATGGACGCGAGCCACGCCATGCTGTCCGAGAAGCCCGCCGATGTCGCCGAGAGCATCACATCCTTCGTTGCCCGGGTCCTAGGAACTCGTTGAGGCCGCCAGTGGGAGCGCCCTAGATGTCCAGCTCGTCAGCGCGGTCGAGCAGCGCGCGGCGTTCGGGCTCGGAGTGGGCAAGCGCGGCGGCCTGCCTGAACAAGGTGGCTGCCCGGCCGGATTCGCCGGCATGGGCGGTGAGATCGGCCTCCGCGGCCACCGCGAGCGGGTGCTCGTCCAGCGCGCCCCCGGCGCGGGCGGCTTGCAGGAGCGCCAGCCCGGCCGCAGGACCGTGCGCGTAACCATGCGCGACTGCACGGTTCAGCTCGATCACCGGTGACGGCTGGATCCGGGCGAGGTCGTCGTACGATCGGGCGATCGTCGCCCAATCGGTGGTATCGGACGACGGCGCCACGGCATGGCAGGCAGCGATCCGGGCCTGCAGCGTGTACGGACCGCCCTCCCGCTGTATCCCGGCGAGGATGTTGAGGCCTTCGGCGATGGCATCGTGGTCCCAGCGGCTGCGGTCCTGCTTGTCGAGCGTCGTCAGATTGCCGCCGGGGTCGCGCCGGGCGTCGCGCCGTGAGTGCTGGAAGAGAAACAGGGCCAGTAATCCGGAGACCTCGGATTGACCCGGCATCAGCCGCTCGAGCAACCTGGCCAGGCGGATTGCCTCGTCGGCGAACGCGGGCTCGCCGTCGGCGTCGTAGCCACGAGTGAACAGCAGGTACAGCACGGCCAGCACGCCGGGCAGGCGCTCGTCGAGCTCTGTGCCCTGGGGGACCCGATACGGGATCCCTGCCTGTGCGATCTTCGCCTTTGCCCTGGTCAGGCGGCGAGTCATGGTCGACTCAGTGACCAGCAGCGCGTGCGCGATGTCAGCGGTCGCCACACCACAGATCGTGCGCAGCGTCAGCGCCACCCGCGCTTCGAGCGTGAGCGCGGGGTGGCAGCAGGTGAAGATGAGCCTCAGGCGGTCGTCCACGACCTCTCCCCTGCCTGGATCGGGACTCGAAGCCACAAAGGTGACCGCGGCCAGCTCCTCCAGCTTGCGACGTTCCACGGACGCGCGCCGCAGCACGTCGACGGCGCGGTTACGGGCCACCGTCATCAACCAGCCACCGGGGTTACCCGGGACACCGTCCGCCGGCCATTTCTCGAGGGCGACGGTAAGTGCATCCTGGGCGCAGTCTTCGGCCAGCGTCCAGTCGCCGGTGACACGAATCAGCGCGGCGACGATCCTTGGGTAGTAATCCGTGCACGCGGCCGCGACAGCCGCAGCCGTCGCGGCCGGGTGCGAATCGGACACTCGATCAACCGTCCAGATCGCCGAACGGGCGCAATTCCAGCCGCCCCTCCCGCGCCATCGGGTGCGCGCGAGCGATCTCGATCGCCTCATCCAGGTCAGCACACTCGAGAACGTCGTAGCCGACGATCACCTCTTTGGTCTCCGTGAACGGCCCGTCGGAGACCAGCAGCTCCCCGTTTCGCACGCGGACTGTCGTGGCCGCCGACGTCGGCGCCAGCGCATCGCCGTCCAGTCGCCGCCCTCGCGCATCGTTGTCCGCGACCCACGCCTCGATGTCCGGCGGATTGGTCTTGTCGGTGTCCGGCTCGGTATCCGTGCACACGAACATCATGTACTTCATCTCTCGCGCTCCCCTGCCTGGTGATGCCACCAGTGTGGCGGCATCGTGTTGTGATGTCACCAAGGTGACGAACGGGGAGCGCGAATCCGGACAACCACGTGCAACCACATCTTCCCGCCCGCTCGGCGGATCAGATCAAGCCCGCCGAGGACCGAACGTCGTATCGAGTTGAGCGTTGAGCGCTCTGACCGCCGCTTCGGCCGGCAGGCCAGTGCTCAGCAGGTGGACCGCCAGCCCCTCGGCCATGGCGAACAACGCGGTGGCGGTGTGCTCCGGGTCGATGCCGGGCGCTGCCGAACCAGCGGACTGGGCCGAGCGAATCTGCTCGGTGATGAACTCGCGTACATCGGCGTTGTTCTCGCCGAGGACTTCTGCGGCAGTGCGCTTGGTCGCGGCGTAGGACGTGAAGGCCAGGGCCACGCGCCCATCGGCTCGCCCGGCCTCGTCGACAGGCAACAGGGTTGTCAACACGGCTCCGACCAACTCACGGGCGGACGGGTCGTCGCCGAGCTTCCTGACCGCTTCGGTCATCCGCTCCTCGAACCGCGCGCTGGCTGACTTCATCGCGAAGTCCATCATCGCTTCCTTCGTCGGGAAGTAGTGCTGAACCATCCCCGACGTCACGCCGGCTTCGGCCGCGACGTGCCGCAGGCTCACCGCTTCCAAGCCTTGGTCCGCCGCCACCCTCATCAGCGCCGCAGCGATCCGCTCGCGCCGCTCCTGATGATCAACCTTTTTCGGCACGTCTCCATGCTTTCACATTGCGACTGCATTGACAACGCCTCGCGCGCCGAATACATTGCAACTGCAATGTAAAGAGAAAGGGCATCACATGACTCAGGAGCAAGCAGCACCGGCCATCGAGGTCACCGATCTGGTCAAGCGATTCGGCGAGACAACGGCCGTCGACGGCATCGATCTGGGCGTCGCCCGCGGCGCTGTCCTGGGGCTGCTCGGCCCCAACGGCGCGGGCAAGACCACAGTGGTGAGAGTCCTCGCCACCCTGTTGCGCCACGATGCCGGCGTGGCCCGTGTCTGCGGGTACGACGTTGCGCGCGACGCCCACCGCGTCCGGCAGCTGATCGGGGTGACAGGTCAGTACGCATCGATCGACGAAGGGCTGACGGGCTTTCAGAACCTCACCATGGTCGGCCGGCTCCTCGGGCTGTCGAGGGCACAGGCGAAGAGCCGAGCGGCTGAGTTGATCGAGAACGCGGGCCTGGATGAGGCCGCCGCAAAGCCCGCGAAGACCTATTCCGGTGGCATGCGCCGCCGACTCGACCTCGCCGCCAGCCTGGTCAACCGGCCCGCTGTCGTCTTCCTCGACGAGCCGACCACCGGACTCGACCCCGCCAGACGAGGCGACACCTGGGACATGGTGCGTGAGCTGGCCACCCACGGCTCAACCGTTCTACTCACCACGCAGTATCTGGAAGAAGCGGACCATCTCGCCGACGAGATCGTGGTCCTCGACTCCGGGAAGGTCGCCGCACGGGGCACCCCCGACACGCTCAAACGACGCCTTGGCCGCCAAACACTCGACGTACGCGTCTCCGACCCTGTCCAGCTCGACGAAGCGGCCACCCGCATCGCACAGATCGTCCGAGCCGATCCGATCGTCGACGTCCAGACCAGTCACCTCAGCGCTGCCGTCACTGACAGCCCCGCGATGCCCGCGATCGTGCGGAGCCTCGACGAGGCAGGCATCGAGATCAGCGAACTGGCACTGCGCCTGCCCAGCCTGGACGACGTCTTCCTGACCCTGACCGGCCACCGCGCCACCACCGACGACGCGACCCCGACCGTGGGCGTGAGCCAAGGAGACGCATCATGACCAGCAGCACACTCATGCCCACCCACCCAGGCGCGACACCACAGAAGCACGCCACCCCGTCACAGGCGCTGACCCAGTGCACAACGCTGTCGTGGCGAGGAATCGTCAAGATCCCCCGTCATCCGATGGGTCTGGCCGACGTGATCATCGGGCCGGCCATCTTTCTCGTCCTGTTCGGCTACGTCTTCGGCGGCGCGATCGCCGGGGACACCGACGGTTACCTCCAGTACGTCTTCCCCGGCATCCTCGGGATGATGACCCTGTTCGCCACCATGGGCGTCGGTGTCGCGCTGAGCAGCGACCTGTCGACAGGCATCTTCGACCGTTTCCGCAGCCTGCCCATCGTCCGCATCGCACCCCTGATCGGAGCGATCGGCAGCGACATCGTCCGCCAGATCATCTCACTCACCGCGCTCGTGGGCTTCGGCCTCCTCCTCGGAGTCCGGTTCAACGCCAGCATCTGGTCAGTCCTCGCCGGCTGCGCTCTCGCGCTGGCTTTCGCCCTCGCCTTGTCCTGGGTATGGGTCCTGCTCGCACTCGCCGTCAAAGACACCCAAGCAGTTCAGGGGCTCGGAGCGATCATCATCCTTCCCCTGGCCTTCGCCAGCAACATCTTCGTTCAGCCCGAGACCATGCCCGACTGGATGCAGACCATCGCGACCTGGAACCCCGTCGGCCATCTCGTCGACGCCGTCCGAGGCCTCATGATGGGCGGACCAGTGGCCCAGCCGGTGATGTACACCGTGATCTGGATGGCCGCCTTCGTCGTGATCTTCACCCCGCTGTCCCTGATCGCCTACAAGCGCCGCGCCTAGAGGCGCATGACGACGTTGCCGACCTTGCGACCGGAGTCGATCCGCGCGTGCGCCTCGGCAACCTCGGAGAGGTCGTAGGCGTGGTCGATGACCACCTTCAGTTCTCCGGCGGCGGCGAGGCTCAGGAGAAACTCGATGTCTTCCACCCGTTCTGTGGCGGTTCCGGCGACAACGTTGCCGCGGGCTCGGACCATCTCCGGCAGGTCGGCCACGACCAGCGCCAGCAGGCCGGACTCGCTGAGCAGCCGCCGTCCTGATCGGATCGACAGGTTCCCGACGGTGTCGAGGACGGCATCGAACCGGTCGTTGCATTGCGCCAGGTCTTCCGTCTCGTAGTCGATGACCCTGGCCACCCCCAGCTCCGCCACCAGTTCGGTGTTGGGCCCGCTCGTGACGCCAGTGACAACCGCGCCGAGGTGCCTCGCCAGTTGCACGGCATTGGTGCCGATGGCGCCGGAGGCCCCGTTGATGAGAACGGCGCTGCCGGATGCCACTTTCAGCTTGTCCCGGAGGAAGAAGAGTGCGGTGGTTCCACCGAACAGCAGGCCGGCGGCTTCCTCGTGGCTCACCTCGTCCGGCTTCCGCACCAGCTTCTTGGCCGGAATCGCCACGTGTTCGGCGTAAGCGCCCATCTTGAGCCCGGTCATGCCGCATACGGCATCGCCGGGCTGGAAGCCAGTGACACCCGGACCGACCGCCTGCACCACACCCGAGAAAGAGCTGCCGAGGACGCGCCTTCGCGGCCGGAAGACGCCGAACATCAGCCGTGCGAACGGCGCGAAGCCACGGGGAAACCGAGCACCGCGGATGCGCGCGTCAGCCGACGTGGCCGCGACCGCACACACCCGCACCAGCACCTGACCGGCGCCCGGCTTCGGCAGTGGGGCATCGACGATACGGAGGACGTCCGGCGGGCCGTACCTGTCGATCACGGCGACCTTCACGACGCCTCCTTACACTCGTAAGTCTTGCCGGTACGATAGCCTTACTGCCGTAAGGATGCAAGCGCCCGTAAGGATCGCCATGACAGAGCGCCCGTCGCTGTCCCGAGAGCTGATCGTCGAAGCGGCGGTCCGCGTTGCCGACCGCGGCGGAATGGCTCAGGTCAGCATGCGCAACGTCGGCAAGGAACTCGGTGTCGAGGCGATGTCGCTCTACCACCACCTCGCCGGGAAAGATGACCTCCTCGACGGCTTGGCGGACTGGATATTCACTCAGATCGAGTTGCCCGATCCCACCCACCCATGGCGCTCAGCCATGAGCGCGCGAGCAGCCTCCGCCCGAAGCGCATTGTCCAAGCATTCTTGGGCGCTGGGTCTGATCGAGTCGCGTCGCTCGCCTGGACCGGCGTTGCTCAGGCACCACGACACCGTGCTCGGCTGCCTGCGGCACAACGGCTTTTCCTTGCGGCTGGCCGCCCATGCCTTTTCTGCCATCGACGCCTACGTGTACGGATTCGTGCTGACCGAGGTGAATCTGCCGTTCGAGGGGACTGACGGGCTCGATGAGCTGGTCGGTGAAATCCACGGGTCGATTCCGGCGGGGGCGTACCCGCATCTGACCGAACTCATGACCGACCACGTGCTGGGCCGCGAATACTCCTACGCCGACGAGTTCGAATTCGGGCTCACGCTCATCCTGGACGGCCTCGAAGAACAACTGGGATGATGCGGCGGGCGCGAGGTCCCGCCCCGGCTGCGTCGCCGGCACGAACGTGAACGTTTTTGTCTGAATATCCGACTGGCCCCCGCGGACTTGCGACGATTGCCGGCAATTTCCACCGCACTTCGAGCTATTGACCATTTCGACTCGCAACCCCGTTCGCACACCCGCAACGACAGGAGTGAGATCAATGGCAGATCTATCTCGTCGTACTTTCGTTCAGGGCATGGTTGGCGCAGGCGTCGTCGGCACCGCTGGCCCTACCGCCCCGGGACTCGCTGTTCCGTCGTCGGCCCAAGAGGGTGAAGTCCCAGAGGTCCGGTTGCGGTGGCTCGAGGAGGGGCCACCTTCGGTCGGCACCGGCAGCACCTGGGGCGTGCCGTGGCCGAAGGGCGCCATGGACGCGGACAAGCAGTTCGCGCTGCGGTCCTCCGACGGCGACGCGGTACCGGCCCAGTCCTGGCCGCTGGCGTATTGGCCGGACGGGTCGGTGAAGTGGACGGCTCACGCACTTGCAGCCGACGCCCCCACCTCGGACGGATACGTGCTGAGTGTGGGTGAGCCGGCCGAACCGGAAAGCGCGGTCACGGTACAAGAGAACCGTGGCCGGGTCGTCGTGGACACCGGCGTGATCAGCTGCAGGATCAACAAGAGCGGTTCCTTCGTGATCCACTCGATCAGTCGGGGGGATCAGGAGATCGCCCGGCACGTCGAGTTGGTCAACCTGCGCCAGCAGAAGATCGACGACGGCGACGAGGCCAAGACCCAGCGGCGCAAACTCGTCAGCAGGGTGAACGACGTCACCGTCGAGCAGTCCGGTCCGGTGCGAGCGGTGGTCCGCGTCGAGGGCGTTCACGCCGGCCAGGGACGTAACTGGCTGCCGTTCACGTTCCGGCTGTACTTCTACGCCGGTGCCGAGCACGTGCGGATGATGCACACGTTCGTCTTCGACAGCGACGGCAACGACGAGTTCATCGCCGGTCTCGGGGTGCGGTTCAAGGTGCCGATGACGGACGAGTTGTACAACCGGCACGTCCGGTTCGTCGGCGAAGGCCACGGCATGCTCACCGAGGCGGTGCAGGGCATCACCGGGCTGCGGCGCGACCCGGGAGAGGAAGTCCGCGCCGCACAGGTTGCCGGCAAGCGCTTACCCGATCCGGCCACTTGGGACCAGCGGGTCACCTCGCGGCTGCACTGGATTCCGGCCTGGGGCGACTACCGGCTGAGCCAGCTGTCATCAGAAGGATTCACGGTGGCGAAACGCACGGAGGGTGGGCACGGCTGGGTCGACGTCGACCAGGGCCGCCGCGCGTCGGGTCTCGGCTACGTCGGCGGTGTCAGCGGTGGCGTGGGATTCGGGCTGCGGGACTTCTGGCAGCGCCACCCCACCCAGTTGGACGTGCGCGACGCGCAGACCGATACTGCCGAGGTCACGGTGTGGATGTGGTCGCCCGACGCCCCGCCGATGGACACCCGCTTCTACCACGACGGCCTCGGCCAGGAAACCTATGAGCAACAACTCGACGCCCTGGAGATCACCTACGAGGACTACGAACCGGGTTTCGGCACGCCCTACGGGATCGCACGGACCAGCGAGCTGATGCTCTGGGCGTTGGATGCCACTCCGGAGGCCGAGCGTCTGGGCGCGATGGCCGACGTCGTTCGCACCCCGCCGCAGATCGTCAACGAGGTCCAGCAACTGATCGACGCGAAGGTGTTCGGTGGGCTGTTCACGCCGGTGGACCGATCCACCCCGACGAAGGCCACGATCGAGGACAGCCTCGACTTTCTGTTCGACTTCTACGTCACCCAGCGAGAGCAGCGCCACTGGTACGGCTTCTGGAACTACGGCGACATCATGCACAGCTTCGACGGCGACCGCGGAGTATGGCGGTACGACGTCGGCGGGTACGCGTGGGACAACTCGGAGCTGTCACCCGATCTCTGGCTGTGGTACTCATATCTGCGCTCCGGGCGTGCCGATATCTTCCGGTTCGCCGAGGCGATGACCAGGCATACCGGCGAGGTCGACGTCTACCACCTCGGCGAGTGGGCCAGGCTGGGCACCCGGCACAACGTGCAGCACTGGGGCGACAGCGCCAAGCAGCTGCGGATCAGCACAGCTGTCTACCGGCGGATCTTCTACTACCTCACCGCCGACGAGCGCACCGGCGACCTGATGCACGAATTGGTCGACGCCGAAGAGACGTTCCTCGCTCTCGACCCGATCCGCAAGATCCGTGAGGAAGAGTACGAGCCCGACCCGAA
This genomic stretch from Phytoactinopolyspora mesophila harbors:
- a CDS encoding Tat pathway signal sequence domain protein translates to MADLSRRTFVQGMVGAGVVGTAGPTAPGLAVPSSAQEGEVPEVRLRWLEEGPPSVGTGSTWGVPWPKGAMDADKQFALRSSDGDAVPAQSWPLAYWPDGSVKWTAHALAADAPTSDGYVLSVGEPAEPESAVTVQENRGRVVVDTGVISCRINKSGSFVIHSISRGDQEIARHVELVNLRQQKIDDGDEAKTQRRKLVSRVNDVTVEQSGPVRAVVRVEGVHAGQGRNWLPFTFRLYFYAGAEHVRMMHTFVFDSDGNDEFIAGLGVRFKVPMTDELYNRHVRFVGEGHGMLTEAVQGITGLRRDPGEEVRAAQVAGKRLPDPATWDQRVTSRLHWIPAWGDYRLSQLSSEGFTVAKRTEGGHGWVDVDQGRRASGLGYVGGVSGGVGFGLRDFWQRHPTQLDVRDAQTDTAEVTVWMWSPDAPPMDTRFYHDGLGQETYEQQLDALEITYEDYEPGFGTPYGIARTSELMLWALDATPEAERLGAMADVVRTPPQIVNEVQQLIDAKVFGGLFTPVDRSTPTKATIEDSLDFLFDFYVTQREQRHWYGFWNYGDIMHSFDGDRGVWRYDVGGYAWDNSELSPDLWLWYSYLRSGRADIFRFAEAMTRHTGEVDVYHLGEWARLGTRHNVQHWGDSAKQLRISTAVYRRIFYYLTADERTGDLMHELVDAEETFLALDPIRKIREEEYEPDPNALAIGLGTDWSALAANWFTEWERRGPRADEAERKLLGTMRSIAAMPNGLVNGGARYNMDTGEFLPAEAGVSVSSLGAMFGLVEMCAELIDAIDMPEFEGAWLPYCRFYNASREEQEAEFGQRFGGTNLRQGHSRLDAYAYHRLGDTKYAERAWDYFLQPRTNWEYQHDRDWSAERDETTLNPTDSAPWVSTNTTALYGLAAIQNLALAGDRLPD